In Lentibacillus sp. JNUCC-1, the genomic window TCTCGATAGATGATTTAAATAAAGAAAAACCATAAACTCAACTTAAGTTTTGTGCCAAATGTCCTAAAACATGGTATAATGTTATTATAGCTTCGGAAATAAAGGCAGGTACTGATATGAGTACATTGAGACAATTAACCATACAACTTAAACAAAAACTTGAGCGCTTAAAAAAGATGTATGAAGAGAACGAACCACCCGAGTCTATAAAAGATAAACAATTCTTTCTGCATATGAAGGAAGAAACAGCTCCTGTTTATGAAGAGCTTGCACAATGGGAAGAACGTGTCCTGGATGTTGTAAAAGAACAGCGCATTAACTTGCATCCGCAACAGATTACGTCTACAAAAGAAAACATGGAGCTTGTAATTTTGCACAGCTATTACATTGATGCGCGAGAGAAGCGTTATATGGAACTTTATAAATCTATTTTGTATATATTCGATCAACTGTTGAGGAGTCTTGAGACACTGCAGCATGATGACACTGGAGGACAAACGGATGCATAAAAGCGATTTAGTTGATAAAGCAGTAGAAGCGATGAAACAGGCATATGTACCCTATTCGAAATTCCCCGTTGGTGCAGCACTGCTGACTGCTGATGGGACTGTTTATACAGGGTGCAATATTGAAAATGCCGCCTATCCTTTAGCATGCTGTGCGGAGCGTGTTGCGATATTTAAAGCTATTTCAGACGGCTGCACCGTATTTGAACAATTGGCCGTAACAGCAGAAACGGATCGTCCTGTACCGCCTTGCGGATCATGCAGACAAGTGATGAGTGAATTTTTCCCGAAGGATATGGTCATTCATCTGGCTAACTCGAACCGTGAAGTTACCACACTCAGAATGGAAGAGCTGCTGCCATATTCCTTTCAGGCAGAAGATATGGATCATAGTCATTAGATGGTCATCAAACGGACATTAAATCTTAATATGAAAAAGCAGAGAGGCTGATTTTCAGCTTCTTATTTTGATGCTATACTTGAGATGGTTATACATAAACAAAATGACCATGCATAAATTGTATCAATAACATAAGCATGGACATAAGATTTCAGGCTATTTTTGCCTGGTAAAGATTAACGAGGTGAATAAATATGACAACAGGCCGTACACAACTCGCAATAAACGATATTGTGGAAAAAGAATTTAAAACAGGCTTACGAGGCTATAATCAAGAGGAAGTTGATGCGTTTCTAGACACAATCATTCAGGATTATGAAGCCCTACAAGGTGAAATAACGCAATTAAAGCAGGAAAATGAACGACTCAAAAAAAACGCTTCGTCATCAGGATCATCACGCTCACAGCAATCAACTGCGCCAAACCAAGTTAACTACGATGTGCTCAAACGTTTGTCCAATTTAGAAAAAGCGGTATTTGGCAAACGCACGATGGACACATGATTTTTGCATCTTTTTTCCAGTGTTTTCAAAGGCGGATTATGCTATAATAATATAGGAATACTCACGTAATCGCTGCAGACTTGATCTGCAGAGGAAAGTCCATACTCACACAGGCTGAGATGCCTGTAGTGTTCGTGCTTGACGAAACGATAAGTCAAGGTAGCCATACGGCTAACGGCAGCGGAGCCCCTAAGTCAATTGATATGGGGCAGTACGCTTGAAAGTGCCACAGTGACGTATGCGTAGTGGAAACACTGCGCGTGGAACGCGGTAAACCCCACGAGTGAGCAACCCAAACAAAGGTAGGGGCACCCTTGATTAGGAAATTCAACCGAAAAAGGGACAAGAACTTTCTTGTAGACAGATGATTACGACCGTTGTACGAGGCTGACCACCGCTTGCAGTACGACGGAACAGAATATGGCTTACAGAGTATTCCTATGGTCAACACACGATAAACCTTCCAATTTTATTGGTAAGGTTTTTTATTTTATACCTTAACATGATACACTGAAATCAATTAAAAAGATGTGGAAGGAATTATGCTATGAAAAAAGATGTTACGTTAATTGCTACAGCGGCTATGGGCCTTGAGTCTATTGTGGCTCAAGAAGTTAAAAATCTAGGTTACGCTCCGAAAGTGGATAACGGAGCTGTTTATTTCGATGCCCCATTATCCGCCATTCCGCGTTGTAATTTATGGCTTCGGACGGCTGATCGTCTTAAGATTCAAGTAGGTGAATTTAAGGCAGACACATTTGATGCATTATTTGAAGGTGTAAAAGCCTTGCCATGGGAATTTTTTGTGAGTGAGGACGGTGCTTTCCCTGTCCAAGGCAAATCTGTTAAATCGACTTTGTACAGTGTCCCGGATTGTCAGGCGATTACTAAGAAGGCCATCGCAGAGCGTTTGAAATTAAAATATGGATTGGCTTCAAAAATGCCTGAATCAGGCCCCCTTTATAAAGTGGAAGTCGCTCTTCTTAAAGATCAAGTATCATTAACCCTTGATACGTCAGGGGCTGGTTTGCATAAGCGGGGATATCGAACAGGGCAAGGAAGTGCTCCTTTAAAAGAAACGCTTGCTGCAGCTCTTGTTTTATTGACCAACTGGAAGCCTGATGAGCCGTTTGTAGATCCTTTTTGCGGTTCGGGCACAATTCCGATAGAAGCAGCTTTAATAGGACAGAATATAGCACCTGGATTCAACAGGGAATTTGACTCCGAAAATTGGTCGATCATATCTTCAAAATTCTGGGACAAGGCTTTTGAAGAAGCGGAAGATCAGGCTGATTATGACCAAGCTTTGGACATTACCGGCAGTGACATCGATCATAATATGATTAGCATCTCCAAACAGAATGCAATGGAAGCAGGTCTTGCTGATCTTATATCATGGAAGCAGATGCAAGTGCGCGATCTGACCATTAAACGTCATAATGGATATATTGTCACCAATCCCCCGTATGGGGAACGAATTGGCGACAAGGATAAAGTCGCTCAATTATATAAATCCCTGGGGGCGTCATGAACAACCATCCTTCATGGAGTGTCTATGTATTGACAGCGTTTGAACAATTTGAAGCCCTGTATGGAAAACAGGCTACTAAGAAGCGGAAATTATTTAACGGCTTTATTAAAACAGATTACTATCAGTATTTTGGAAGTAAGAAATAGAAAAACGTCATCACGCATACATGTGTATGCGTGATGACGTTTTTAAGCTTAATTAATCGTACTCATAATGCGTCTGTATACTTTATCCTTATCAAAGCCGCTTCCCATTGTGAATTGCTCGCGGAGATTATTGTTTTTATCGAGGAAATAGGTAAAGGTGGAATGAATAATGTCACCAGTGCCTGGGTCCCGATAAAGAAAATTCAAAGAATCGGTTATTTTTTTCGTGTCTTCCTCTGATCCCCTTAGAAACAACCAGCCGTCATCTTCTTTATCTACATTGAATAATGAGGCATAATCTTTTAAAACCTCTTTTGTATCCTGTCTCGGGTCGATGGTAATCGTAATAAATTCAATTTCATCTCCAAACACGCCGGCTTCTTCAAGCTCATCTCGCAGCTTGGACATTTCTAACGTTGTGACTGGGCATACATCTGGACAGTTGGTGTACATAAATTCAATTAATCGTGCTTTTTTAGGCATATTTTCGAAAGAATATGATTCGTCGAATGCTGTTTCCATTACAACGTCTTTAGGCAATTCTGCGCTTCCGGGTCTGATTATAGTCAAATAAAGTATACCTGCAGAAATTCCCAGAACGAGAAGGACGCCAAATGTTATATAAAGCTTTTTCATGAGTTAACCTCCTAACCAAACGATTCACTCATAAGAGAAAGGGGGAGAGGGCATCGTCTCCCAGAACCCCCTATTTATTTTCCTTTTACCAGAGTTTGAATCCTTTAGATCCTGGTGGTGCGTTTTGTATAATATCTATAAACGGTATTGTATAGGCAAACAGGATGAGCAAAACGGTAACTCCAATCCAGACTTTCCAATTTTCCAGAATTTTCGGTGTCGGAGCTGCTTCATCTGCAAGCTCTGCAATTGGGAACTCTTCTTCACCCTTTGGTGCGAAAAATGCTAGGTTTATGAAGATAATGATCATAATAACCATGCCGATGAATAAGATAGAACCCCGATTGCTTGTGCCAGTTGGTATGCGCCCCATGCAGCAGTATCATCGTTTCCGACATATTCGGAATAAGCCGAACGTCTTGGTCCGCCCAGCAGACCCTGCCAGTGCATCGCACCGGACATAATCAACATTCCTACTGTCCAGAACATGGTCTGAACCATACCCAGCTTATTCATTTTCGGCGTCAATTTTCTACCTGTAAGAGAAGGGACAAGCCAATAAGTGATACCGAAAAACGTTAAGATAACTGTTGTAGCTGCAGTTAAATGGAAGTGTCCGGTGACCCAGATGGTATTATGAATAACCTGGTTCATTTGGTTTGAAGCGTTGATGATTCCGCCGGCACCGCCGGGAATAAACAACAGCATACCGATAAATGGTGCAAAGAAACGGACATCTTTCCATGGCAATTTCTTAAACCAGCCCATTATGCCTTTTCCACCAAGTTCTCTGCCGCGCATTTCAAACGTCGCGAATAAAGAGAAAGCTGTCATCAAGGATGGAATTACAACTAAGAATGTTAAAACAACTTGTAAGTACTTCCAAAATGGATCGATCCCTGGTTCAGTCAGCTGGTGGTGAAATCCAACTGGAATCGAGAACAAAAGTAACAAAATAAAGGACATCCGTGCCAATGAATCGGAAAAAAGTTTGCCACCGATAATTTTTGGTATAATGGCATACCAAGCCATATAAGCAGGCAATAGCCAAAAGTAAACGAGCGGATGACCAAAATACCAAAACAGGGTACGGCTGACCAGTACATCAATTTCTTCAGTCAACCCAAGTGACCACGGGATAAATTGAATTAAGACCGCTGCGGCAACTCCAATTGTAGCAATCTGCCACATCAGCATAGTGATGACACCCATATAGCTCAACAAAGGCGTGCGCTCACCTGGATTTTCTTTTCGCCATCTGTAATGTTTATGGAAAATGGCAAAACCTTCAAGCCAGCTTCCCACTACGACAAGTGCGAGACCGATGTAGAAAATTGGGTGTGCTTGTAATGGAGCATAGAAAGTATACAAGACAGAAGCTTCATTCAATAAAATTACAATCGCTGTCATGATCACACCGGACACCATCATAAGAAAACCAGTCCAGGCCCATTTTCTTTCACCTGAAGTGTATTGTCCGGCAGATTTGCTTTGTGTTGCTAGAATAAAACCAATAATGAAGAACGTTGTCAAAACAAGTCCAAGGACGACTCCGTGAAGCGTCAGCACTTGGTAATAACCAATTCCAAATGGCAGCGTAAAGTGGCCTGATCTCTCTAGTGTCTGCAACAAGCCTGCAGAGGCCCCGATAAAGAGTGCTGCAAAAGCAACAAATAAATGTGCCATGGCTAACTTTGCGTCTGGTGTATAAATGCTTCTTATTGATTTAATCATTACTCTATCACCTCAATTGTTGCGGCCATCATATGGTGACCAACACCACAGTATTCATTACAAAGCAATGTGAATTCCCCGGCGTTTTTGAATGTATTCGTATAAGTGCTGATATAGCCAGGTTCAAGCATCATATTGACATTTGTGCCAGCAAGCTCAAAACCGTGTACAACATCTGCAGTTGTCACATTAAAATGAACAGTAGCGCCTTTGGGGATCTGAACAACCTTATCATCTGTTCCAACGTCATAGTTAAAAGCGGATGCTACAATGGTCAGCTGATATTCATTATCGCCAATCTCTACTAGGCCTGGATTATCAAATGGTGCCGTTTCATGAACTTTTTCGGGATCAATGGTGACTGCACAACTTGGAGGCTGATTGCCCATGTAAAATGCACTGACACCAACAACCGTTAAAAAAACGAGCAGTGTGGCTGTACCAAACAACAACCAGATTTTTTCATATTTATGCATATTCATAAGTGCTAAACTCCCTTCGTTTTAACGAGATAAGTACAACATCCAAACTCCTGCCCACGAAACAATTAAAAATACCCCCAAAATCATAACGGACACAAAAGAGCCTTTTAATGATTTTTCCTCCTGTTTTTCTTCAGCGACTTGTTTTTGTTTTGCGGCGTTTCCCATCAGGCCACCTCCTTTATTCATGGTAGCTATAGTGAAAAATATGACCTATCCCTATAATACAATGAAATGAAAGCGATTTTGCTTGTTTTGTGATGTATTCACACTTTGTTCAATAACTCTTGAACCCCGTTGTATCAAAGGTTTACTAACCTTTGCGTTTAAAAAGTTTGTGACTGATATATGAACAAAGAGTGGATAAAACGTTACAAAGACACAAATAATAACTGCAGGAGGGATGGATATGGCTTTTATCGGCTCAGTAGGGATTGGCCTGCCTGATCACCATATTTCTCAAGATGAGGCGAAGCAACTTGCAAGCAGCCTGTTTTCCAACAAAATCGCTGACACGGATCGTTTACTAGCTGTATTCGACCATGCTGCAATTGAAGACCGACAACTTGTTGTAGATCTAGATTGGTTTGCTCAAGATCACAGGTTAAAAGAAAGAAATGATATGTACACACAATCGGTTCTAAAACACACATTAACAGCACTGGACGAAACATTGGCTGCGGGTACTTTTTTGTCAAAAAACGTTCCATATGAAGCGATTGATTTAATCGTGTTCGTATCAAGCACTGGCTTGTCAACCCCATCCATTGATGCACATCTGATCAACTCCCGCCCCATTCGTGAAGATGTTGCGCGCATGCCTTTGTGGGGTTTTGGGTGTGCAGGTGGAGCAATTGGCTTGGCACATGCGCATGATTGGCTTCAGGCATATCCTGACAAAAACGCAATTGTGATTTGTGCTGAAACAGCCAGCCTGACTTTTCAGCATCAGGATACAAATCCCAGTAATTTGATTGGTACAGCGTTGTTTGGTGATGGAATGGCAGCAGCATTATTAATGGGGAAAGAATCAAAATACCTAAATCATCTCATGAAAACAATTCCTAAAATCGCTAAACGAGGGTCTCACACTGCTAAAAATACATTAGATGTTATGGGGTGGGATGTAGTAGATAGTGGTTTTGAAGTCGTCTTTTCCAAACAAATCCCCTCGTTAGTAGAATCGGTATGGAAATCCCATGTAGAGCAATTCACCAGCGAGGTCTCCCTGCATCCGTCTGACATCCATTCCTATATCGCACATCCGGGTGGGCGAAAAGTACTGGAAGCAATGGAAAGTGTGTTTAATATCCCTCGGTTTAAACTACAGCCCTCATGGGATATACTTCGAAACCACGGTAATATGTCGTCACCAACAGTCTTGTATGCTTTAGAAAAATGGATGCAAAGTACTGTAGAAGCAGGGGAGAAAAGTATTCTGTCTGCTCTTGGACCTGGGTTTAGTTCTGAATTAATGAGTTTGGAGTGGGTGTGATATGGCGGGTTGGATGTGGATTTTTATTGGTTTTCTGAGTGTGCAGCGGGGACTGGAATTGGTGATTGCTAAACAAAATGAACGGTGGATGCTGCAACAGGGAGCGGTGGAGAGGGGGCAGCGGCACTATAAGTTGTTTATTGCTGTTCACATTCTATTTTTCATTGCATTAATTGCCGAGACAAGCTGGCGGAATGATCAAGCTATGACTTTAAACCTTGTATTATTTACGTTGTTTATCATAGTTCAGCTTCTCAGGGTTTGGTGTATCACAGCATTGGGACGCTTTTGGAATACAAAAATAATCGTGCTACCCGGGGTTTCATTAATTCAAAAGGGACCGTACAAATATGTAAAGCATCCAAATTATATTGTTGTAGCTTTGGAGTTCATCATAATTCCTTTATTATTTGGAGCTTATTACACAGCCTTCCTATTTCCGATGCTGCACTTTCTACTATTAAAAGTACGCATACCCCAAGAAGAACGAGCCCTGACAACTGCGAAATAAACAATTTGAAACACAAAAAAGAAGCGACGGGTTGTCGCTTCTTTTAATTCTCATATATGTCGATGATTAGTTTTTGGTTACGTTGGCAGCTTGTGGACCGCGTTCACCTTCGACAATTTCAAAAGTGACACTTTGGCCTTCTTCAAGTGTCTTGAAGCCTTCTTCTTGGATCGCAGAATAATGTACGAATACATCATTGCCTTCTTCCAGTTGGATAAAGCCATACCCTTTTTCTGCGTTGAACCATTTTACTACACCGTTTTCCATTGATAAGCCTCCTAAAAACTTTCACGTTCTGCCAGTCGTTCGATGATGCGATAAATCCAAAAACAACATTGAAGCTGTATTCATGATAGTGACACTTGCCGTACGTTTATCGTCTGATCAGTCGGAACATACTTCAAACGTGGTGGTAATACAAAGCAGATCCAGAACACAAAAAAACACTCCAGATAGAAGATGGGGAACATTACGCATCCACTTCCATTTGAAGTCGCTTGTTTCATGATTCCATCGATCTTCTTTGCTTGAGTATAATATAACGTATTTATGGCTATGCGTCAAGAAAACAAGTAAAAAAAAGATGATATCTCCAGATTTTCTTGATATTTGTTTGAAAAAATTGGATTACTTTTGAGAAAAGTATTAAACTGTGTGTATGCGCAATCATTTTGTGCAGGGTGAGAATACAGAAAGGGGTTTTTCTATGCCAACAGATATTGAAATAGCACAAAAAGCAGAACTTAAGCCGATAGAGGAGATTGCTAAAGGTCTTGGTCTAGCTAAAGATGATTGGTCACCATACGGCCACACAAAAGCAAAATTATCCGATCAGCTTTTAAACAAACTCTCTGACAAGCCGGACGGCAAGGTCATATTGGTTACGTCCATTAATCCAACAGCCGCCGGGGAAGGAAAGTCAACTGTAACAGTTGGTTTGGGTCAGGCGTTAAACAAAATCAATAAAAAGACAGTCATTGCACTTCGTGAACCATCGCTTGGTCCCGTAATGGGGCTTAAAGGCGGGGCAGCAGGCGGGGGTTATTCACAAGTACTCCCAATGGAAGATATTAACTTGCATTTCACTGGTGATCTTCATGCCATCACGACTGCTAACAATTTGCTCGCTGCCATTATAGATAATCATATTCACAGAGGAAATGAGTTGAATTTGGACCCGCGTCGTATTGAATGGAAACGCGTCATGGATATGAACGATCGCGTGTTGAGACAAATTGTCGTCGGTCTTGGAGGACCGCTTCGAGGCGTTCCGCGTGAGGATGGGTTTAATATCACAGTTGCCTCAGAGATCATGGCTATTTTATGTCTTGCTAATGATATTGATGATTTAAAGGCCAGGCTGTCTGAAATTGTAGTCGGTTATACATACGAGGAGCACCCGATTCGTGTTAAAGATTTGGCGGTGGAAGGTGCACTGACGCTCGTACTGAAAGATGCTTTAAAACCAAATCTTGTTCAGACCATTGAAAACACACCTGCTATTATACACGGTGGTCCATTTGCGAACATTGCTCATGGATGC contains:
- a CDS encoding isoprenylcysteine carboxyl methyltransferase family protein, producing MAGWMWIFIGFLSVQRGLELVIAKQNERWMLQQGAVERGQRHYKLFIAVHILFFIALIAETSWRNDQAMTLNLVLFTLFIIVQLLRVWCITALGRFWNTKIIVLPGVSLIQKGPYKYVKHPNYIVVALEFIIIPLLFGAYYTAFLFPMLHFLLLKVRIPQEERALTTAK
- a CDS encoding cold-shock protein, which encodes MENGVVKWFNAEKGYGFIQLEEGNDVFVHYSAIQEEGFKTLEEGQSVTFEIVEGERGPQAANVTKN
- a CDS encoding cytidine deaminase, with the protein product MHKSDLVDKAVEAMKQAYVPYSKFPVGAALLTADGTVYTGCNIENAAYPLACCAERVAIFKAISDGCTVFEQLAVTAETDRPVPPCGSCRQVMSEFFPKDMVIHLANSNREVTTLRMEELLPYSFQAEDMDHSH
- a CDS encoding DUF1798 family protein, which translates into the protein MSTLRQLTIQLKQKLERLKKMYEENEPPESIKDKQFFLHMKEETAPVYEELAQWEERVLDVVKEQRINLHPQQITSTKENMELVILHSYYIDAREKRYMELYKSILYIFDQLLRSLETLQHDDTGGQTDA
- the gpsB gene encoding cell division regulator GpsB, yielding MTTGRTQLAINDIVEKEFKTGLRGYNQEEVDAFLDTIIQDYEALQGEITQLKQENERLKKNASSSGSSRSQQSTAPNQVNYDVLKRLSNLEKAVFGKRTMDT
- a CDS encoding SCO family protein; its protein translation is MKKLYITFGVLLVLGISAGILYLTIIRPGSAELPKDVVMETAFDESYSFENMPKKARLIEFMYTNCPDVCPVTTLEMSKLRDELEEAGVFGDEIEFITITIDPRQDTKEVLKDYASLFNVDKEDDGWLFLRGSEEDTKKITDSLNFLYRDPGTGDIIHSTFTYFLDKNNNLREQFTMGSGFDKDKVYRRIMSTIN
- a CDS encoding formate--tetrahydrofolate ligase — encoded protein: MPTDIEIAQKAELKPIEEIAKGLGLAKDDWSPYGHTKAKLSDQLLNKLSDKPDGKVILVTSINPTAAGEGKSTVTVGLGQALNKINKKTVIALREPSLGPVMGLKGGAAGGGYSQVLPMEDINLHFTGDLHAITTANNLLAAIIDNHIHRGNELNLDPRRIEWKRVMDMNDRVLRQIVVGLGGPLRGVPREDGFNITVASEIMAILCLANDIDDLKARLSEIVVGYTYEEHPIRVKDLAVEGALTLVLKDALKPNLVQTIENTPAIIHGGPFANIAHGCNSIMATKTAAKLGEYVVTEAGFGADLGAEKFLDIKSRAGGFETDAVVIVATVRALKMHGGLSKDALTEENLEALKAGMENLKKHIETIESFGLPFVVAINKFPADTDAEVEFVQSWCESRGVDVALADVWAKGGAGGIELAEKVVQKADVTERQFNYMYELDETLEMKIRHIAQKVYGADDIELSPKAKKQIAFYEEQGWGKLPVCMAKTQYSLSDDPSLLGRPKGFTVNIRELRPSIGAGFIVVLTGDMMTMPGLPKKPAALNMDVLEDGKITGLF
- a CDS encoding cytochrome c oxidase subunit II; the protein is MNMHKYEKIWLLFGTATLLVFLTVVGVSAFYMGNQPPSCAVTIDPEKVHETAPFDNPGLVEIGDNEYQLTIVASAFNYDVGTDDKVVQIPKGATVHFNVTTADVVHGFELAGTNVNMMLEPGYISTYTNTFKNAGEFTLLCNEYCGVGHHMMAATIEVIE
- a CDS encoding type III polyketide synthase, with protein sequence MAFIGSVGIGLPDHHISQDEAKQLASSLFSNKIADTDRLLAVFDHAAIEDRQLVVDLDWFAQDHRLKERNDMYTQSVLKHTLTALDETLAAGTFLSKNVPYEAIDLIVFVSSTGLSTPSIDAHLINSRPIREDVARMPLWGFGCAGGAIGLAHAHDWLQAYPDKNAIVICAETASLTFQHQDTNPSNLIGTALFGDGMAAALLMGKESKYLNHLMKTIPKIAKRGSHTAKNTLDVMGWDVVDSGFEVVFSKQIPSLVESVWKSHVEQFTSEVSLHPSDIHSYIAHPGGRKVLEAMESVFNIPRFKLQPSWDILRNHGNMSSPTVLYALEKWMQSTVEAGEKSILSALGPGFSSELMSLEWV
- a CDS encoding cytochrome c oxidase subunit 2A, coding for MNKGGGLMGNAAKQKQVAEEKQEEKSLKGSFVSVMILGVFLIVSWAGVWMLYLSR